In Crassostrea angulata isolate pt1a10 chromosome 6, ASM2561291v2, whole genome shotgun sequence, a genomic segment contains:
- the LOC128190181 gene encoding uncharacterized protein LOC128190181 isoform X2 has protein sequence MKNTCHFCITSFYVFLLGCIICIKCQELNDCINRTPPRCCKDYYQDGGLCKPCIGSYGINCSSGVCSPGYFGHGCNDKCPCGTVLCDPEHGCPKDYGHQVHHYWLFIILGVLALNSIPIVIAFSGFITNEHRETEGDTKICRGNVFCRIKWSSVSLDSFSKCWKRPPPDDSDVEDVKQGLRLRTKKHGTEISNENVPSRMKWPNGFRNGFLRCWKSSPSDNSAVENEKQDQRLSNTDHETVIRENVFHRIKWPNVSLNGLFKCWKRSSDHSDVEDVEQDLSRLESSNRGGVLNLYVDTQNKHVKKEQVQTDTDNTTDTSKEDYFVMRMSTAPPKETAHHFTGREEEDDEEEDIDDDQELVYVEMNLQ, from the exons ATGAAGAACACCTGCCATTTTTGTATAACcagtttttatgtttttcttttggGTTGCATTATTTGCATCAAATGTCAGGAACTCAATGACTGCATTAACAG GACCCCTCCGAGGTGCTGCAAGGATTACTACCAGGATGGCGGTCTATGTAAAC CTTGTATTGGCTCCTACGGCATCAATTGCTCTAGTGGAGTTTGTTCACCCGGGTACTTTGGACATGGCTGCAATGATAAATGCCCATGTGGAACGGTGCTTTGTGATCCAGAACATGGGTGTCCAAAAG ATTACGGACATCAAGTGCACCACTACTGGCTGTTCATCATATTAGGGGTGCTGGCTCTCAACAGCATTCCCATTGTCATAGCATTTAGTGGATTTATCACCAATGAACACAG AGAAACGGAAGGAGATACCAAAATCTGTCGAGGTAACGTGTTCTGTAGGATAAAATGGTCAAGTGTGTCTTTGGATTCCTTCTCAAAGTGTTGGAAACGTCCACCTCCTGATGATTCTGATGTAGAGGACGTGAAACAAGGCCTCAGATTGAG aaccAAGAAACACGGTACTGAAATCAGTAACGAGAACGTACCCTCGAGAATGAAATGGCCAAATGGTTTCAGAAATGGTTTCTTAAGGTGTTGGAAAAGTTCGCCCTCTGATAACTCTGCCGTGGAGAACGAAAAGCAAGATCAACGATTGAG CAACACGGATCATGAAACTGTTATACGAGAGAACGTGTTTCATAGGATAAAATGGCCAAATGTTTCGTTGAATGGACTCTTTAAATGTTGGAAAAGATCTTCTGATCATTCTGATGTAGAGGACGTTGAGCAAGATCTAAGTAGATTAGAAAGTTCAAATAGAGGCGGGGTGTTGAATCTATACGTAGACACACAAAATAAACACGTTAAGAAAGAACAAGTACAGACTGACACAGATAATACAACAGACACGTCAAAAGAAGACTACTTTGTAATGCGCATGTCCACAGCTCCACCAAAGGAAACGGCCCACCATTTCACAGGGCGAGAGGAGGAAGATGACGAGGAGGAGGATATTGACGATGATCAGGAACTAGTCTACGTAGAAATGAATTTACAGTGA
- the LOC128190181 gene encoding uncharacterized protein LOC128190181 isoform X1, with translation MKNTCHFCITSFYVFLLGCIICIKCQELNDCINRTPPRCCKDYYQDGGLCKPCIGSYGINCSSGVCSPGYFGHGCNDKCPCGTVLCDPEHGCPKDYGHQVHHYWLFIILGVLALNSIPIVIAFSGFITNEHRSETCKETEGDTKICRGNVFCRIKWSSVSLDSFSKCWKRPPPDDSDVEDVKQGLRLRTKKHGTEISNENVPSRMKWPNGFRNGFLRCWKSSPSDNSAVENEKQDQRLSNTDHETVIRENVFHRIKWPNVSLNGLFKCWKRSSDHSDVEDVEQDLSRLESSNRGGVLNLYVDTQNKHVKKEQVQTDTDNTTDTSKEDYFVMRMSTAPPKETAHHFTGREEEDDEEEDIDDDQELVYVEMNLQ, from the exons ATGAAGAACACCTGCCATTTTTGTATAACcagtttttatgtttttcttttggGTTGCATTATTTGCATCAAATGTCAGGAACTCAATGACTGCATTAACAG GACCCCTCCGAGGTGCTGCAAGGATTACTACCAGGATGGCGGTCTATGTAAAC CTTGTATTGGCTCCTACGGCATCAATTGCTCTAGTGGAGTTTGTTCACCCGGGTACTTTGGACATGGCTGCAATGATAAATGCCCATGTGGAACGGTGCTTTGTGATCCAGAACATGGGTGTCCAAAAG ATTACGGACATCAAGTGCACCACTACTGGCTGTTCATCATATTAGGGGTGCTGGCTCTCAACAGCATTCCCATTGTCATAGCATTTAGTGGATTTATCACCAATGAACACAGGTCTGAAACATGCAA AGAAACGGAAGGAGATACCAAAATCTGTCGAGGTAACGTGTTCTGTAGGATAAAATGGTCAAGTGTGTCTTTGGATTCCTTCTCAAAGTGTTGGAAACGTCCACCTCCTGATGATTCTGATGTAGAGGACGTGAAACAAGGCCTCAGATTGAG aaccAAGAAACACGGTACTGAAATCAGTAACGAGAACGTACCCTCGAGAATGAAATGGCCAAATGGTTTCAGAAATGGTTTCTTAAGGTGTTGGAAAAGTTCGCCCTCTGATAACTCTGCCGTGGAGAACGAAAAGCAAGATCAACGATTGAG CAACACGGATCATGAAACTGTTATACGAGAGAACGTGTTTCATAGGATAAAATGGCCAAATGTTTCGTTGAATGGACTCTTTAAATGTTGGAAAAGATCTTCTGATCATTCTGATGTAGAGGACGTTGAGCAAGATCTAAGTAGATTAGAAAGTTCAAATAGAGGCGGGGTGTTGAATCTATACGTAGACACACAAAATAAACACGTTAAGAAAGAACAAGTACAGACTGACACAGATAATACAACAGACACGTCAAAAGAAGACTACTTTGTAATGCGCATGTCCACAGCTCCACCAAAGGAAACGGCCCACCATTTCACAGGGCGAGAGGAGGAAGATGACGAGGAGGAGGATATTGACGATGATCAGGAACTAGTCTACGTAGAAATGAATTTACAGTGA
- the LOC128190678 gene encoding uncharacterized protein LOC128190678, with product MEKETRVFYVPITNIDIIPAAKSRFRTKPKNVLYMFIRNCSRCMILKRAVAMAACSGEKMDRLLITLCSFLGVCVLLLVCVLSSLLHKHKYIGGVSKLKDFLCKTIRGRLGKKTKPVVNPTYEEQDLSSTTVIQSRNDHVYLHVDTRS from the exons ATGGAGAAGGAAACGCGAGTATTCTATGTCCCCAtaacaaatattgatatt attcctgCGGCCAAAAGTCGATTTCGAACAAAACCTAAAAATGTTCTGTACATGTTCATCAGGAACTGTTCTCGATGCATGATTCTAAAAAG GGCCGTAGCAATGGCTGCCTGCAGTGGTGAGAAGATGGACCGCCTCCTGATCACGCTCTGTTCCTTCCTCGGAGTCTGCGTGCTCCTGTTGGTCTGTGTTCTATCAAGTCTTCTTCACAAACACAAATACATTGGTGGCGTCTCCAAGCTCAAAGATTTTCTATG taaaacaATTAGAGGTAGACTAGGTAAAAAGACAAAGCCCGTTGTGAATCCTACATATGAGGAGCAGGATTTGAGTTCTACAACGGTGATTCAGTCCAGAAATGACCATGTTTACTTGCACGTGGATACACGCAGTTAG
- the LOC128190184 gene encoding sigma intracellular receptor 2-like gives MFRIADFVFLFYFVSHIPITILFDSQVIFPSWIYPKMLVDVKNNYCESFKDVLMADPPPWFKSFCLCEILVQFPFFFVATYALWKGVQNCQWIRVPFIVYSTHVATTTIAICFHILMESFNHPKYPGPDTLKERLSLLAVYAPYLIVPFLMLLDSLFSGVYTKKVKRS, from the exons ATGTTTCGAATTGCAgactttgtgtttttgttttatttcgtATCACACATCCCTATCACCATTTTGTTTGATTCACAAGTGATATTTCCATCATGGATTTATCCCAAAATg CTGGTGGATGTGAAGAACAACTATTGTGAGAGTTTTAAAGATGTCCTGATGGCTGACCCCCCTCCTTGGTTTAAATCCTTTTGCCTGTGTGAAATCCTTGTAcagtttccttttttctttgtGGCAACATATGCTCTATGGAAAG GTGTACAAAATTGTCAGTGGATACGAGTGCCATTTATTGTGTATTCCACTCATGTTGCCACGACAACCATAGCCATCTGCTTTCACATTCTGATGGAGTCCTTTAACCATCCAAAATATCCAGGGCCGGATACTCTCAAGGAGAGACTTTCATTGCTGGCCGTGTATGCTCCTTACCTCATCGTACCGTTCCTGATGCTTCTGGACTCGCTCTTTAGTGGAGTGTATACAAAGAAAGTGAAAAGGTCCTAG